A region of Streptomyces paludis DNA encodes the following proteins:
- a CDS encoding mannose-1-phosphate guanyltransferase yields the protein MKAVVMAGGEGTRLRPMTSSMPKPLLPVVNRPIMEHVLRLLKRHGLNETVVTVQFLASLVKNYFGDGEELGMELSYANEEKPLGTAGSVKNAEEALKDDTFLVISGDALTDFDLTDLIAFHKEKGALVTVCLTRVPNPLEFGITIVDEEGKVERFLEKPTWGQVFSDTVNTGIYVMEPEVFDYVEADVSVDWSGDVFPQLMKEGKPIFGYIAEGYWEDVGTHESYVKAQADVLEGKVDVEIDGFEMSPGVWVAEGAEVHPDAVLRGPLYIGDYAKVEADAEIREHTVVGSNVVVKTGAFLHKAVVHDNVYIGQHCNLRGCVIGKNTDIMRAARIEDGAVIGDECLVGEESIIQGNVRVYPFKTIEAGAFVNTSVIWESRGQAHLFGARGVSGILNVEITPEVAVRLAGAYATTLKKGSTVTTARDHSRGARALKRAVISSLQSSAIDVRDLENVPLPVARQQTARGSAGGIMIRTSPGVPDSVDIMFFDERGADLSQGGQRKLDRVYARQEYRRAFPGEIGDLHFPASVFDSYTGSLLRNVDTTGISEAGLKVVVDASNGSAGLVLPSLLGRLGVDALTINPGLDESRPTETAESRRSGLVRLGEIVASARAAFGVRFDPVGERLSLVDERGRIIEDDRALLVLLDLVAAERRSGRVALPVTTTRIAEQVAAYHGTQVEWTTTSPDDLTRVGREETTIFGGDGRGAFIVPEFSSVLDGTAAFVRLIGLVARTQLTLSQIDARIPRAHVLRRDLATPWAVKGLVMRSVVEAAGDRQVDTTDGVRVVEADGRWVMVLPDPAEAVTHLWAEGPDDASAQALLDEWSAVVDGAGH from the coding sequence ATGAAGGCCGTCGTGATGGCCGGTGGCGAAGGAACTCGACTTCGCCCCATGACCTCAAGCATGCCCAAGCCTCTCCTGCCGGTCGTGAACCGGCCGATCATGGAGCATGTGCTGCGGTTGCTCAAGCGCCATGGGCTCAACGAGACCGTCGTAACCGTGCAATTCCTCGCCTCCCTCGTCAAGAACTACTTCGGCGACGGTGAAGAACTCGGCATGGAGCTGAGTTACGCCAACGAGGAGAAGCCGCTCGGAACCGCCGGGAGCGTCAAGAACGCCGAGGAAGCGCTGAAGGACGACACCTTCCTCGTCATTTCCGGCGACGCTCTCACCGACTTCGATCTGACCGACCTCATCGCCTTCCACAAGGAGAAGGGCGCACTGGTCACGGTGTGTCTGACCCGGGTGCCGAATCCACTGGAATTCGGGATCACGATCGTGGACGAGGAAGGAAAGGTCGAACGTTTCCTGGAGAAGCCCACCTGGGGCCAGGTCTTCTCGGACACCGTGAACACCGGTATCTATGTGATGGAGCCCGAGGTCTTCGACTATGTCGAGGCCGATGTCTCGGTCGACTGGTCCGGCGATGTCTTCCCGCAGCTCATGAAGGAGGGCAAGCCGATCTTCGGCTATATCGCCGAGGGGTACTGGGAGGACGTCGGCACCCACGAGAGCTATGTCAAGGCGCAGGCCGATGTCCTCGAAGGCAAGGTCGACGTGGAGATCGACGGCTTCGAGATGTCGCCCGGAGTCTGGGTCGCCGAGGGCGCCGAGGTGCACCCCGACGCCGTACTGCGCGGCCCGCTCTATATCGGTGACTACGCCAAGGTCGAAGCCGACGCGGAGATCCGCGAACACACCGTGGTCGGCTCCAATGTAGTCGTCAAGACCGGTGCCTTCCTGCACAAGGCCGTCGTCCACGACAACGTCTACATCGGACAGCACTGCAATCTGCGCGGCTGTGTCATCGGCAAGAACACCGACATCATGCGCGCGGCCCGGATCGAGGACGGCGCGGTCATCGGTGATGAGTGCCTGGTCGGTGAAGAATCGATCATCCAGGGCAATGTGCGGGTCTACCCGTTCAAGACCATTGAGGCCGGCGCGTTCGTCAACACCTCGGTGATCTGGGAGTCCCGGGGTCAGGCGCATCTCTTCGGTGCGCGTGGGGTCTCCGGCATCCTCAATGTGGAGATCACACCGGAGGTCGCGGTGCGGCTGGCCGGCGCGTACGCCACCACCCTCAAGAAGGGGTCCACCGTCACCACGGCGCGTGACCACTCGCGAGGGGCCCGCGCGCTCAAGCGGGCCGTGATCTCCTCGCTCCAGTCCAGCGCCATCGACGTACGCGACCTGGAGAACGTCCCGCTGCCGGTGGCCCGCCAGCAGACCGCCCGGGGCAGCGCCGGCGGCATCATGATCCGTACCTCGCCGGGGGTCCCCGACTCCGTCGACATCATGTTCTTCGACGAGCGCGGCGCGGATCTCTCACAGGGCGGCCAGCGCAAGCTGGACCGGGTGTACGCGCGTCAGGAGTACCGGCGCGCGTTCCCCGGTGAGATCGGGGATCTGCACTTCCCGGCCAGCGTCTTCGACTCGTACACCGGCTCGCTGCTCCGTAACGTCGATACGACGGGGATCTCCGAGGCCGGGCTCAAGGTCGTGGTCGACGCGTCCAACGGCAGCGCGGGGCTTGTCCTGCCCAGTCTGCTGGGCAGGCTCGGGGTCGACGCGCTGACGATCAATCCCGGTCTGGACGAGTCCCGGCCGACGGAGACGGCCGAATCGCGTCGCTCCGGGCTGGTCAGGCTGGGGGAGATCGTCGCCTCCGCGCGGGCCGCGTTCGGTGTCCGGTTCGACCCCGTGGGTGAGCGGCTGTCGCTCGTCGACGAGCGGGGCCGGATCATCGAGGACGACCGGGCCCTGCTGGTGCTGCTCGATCTCGTCGCCGCCGAGCGGCGCAGCGGGCGGGTGGCGCTGCCGGTGACCACCACCAGGATCGCCGAGCAGGTCGCCGCGTACCACGGGACGCAGGTGGAGTGGACGACGACATCGCCCGACGATCTGACCCGGGTGGGCCGTGAGGAGACCACGATCTTCGGTGGTGACGGCCGCGGTGCCTTCATCGTGCCGGAGTTCAGCAGTGTGCTCGACGGTACGGCCGCCTTCGTACGGCTGATCGGTCTGGTCGCGCGTACGCAGCTGACGCTGAGCCAGATCGACGCCCGGATCCCGCGCGCCCATGTGCTGCGTCGCGATCTGGCCACCCCGTGGGCCGTCAAGGGGCTGGTGATGCGCAGCGTGGTCGAGGCGGCCGGGGACCGGCAGGTGGACACCACCGACGGCGTACGGGTGGTGGAGGCCGACGGGCGCTGGGTGATGGTCCTGCCGGATCCCGCCGAGGCCGTCACCCATCTGTGGGCCGAGGGTCCTGACGACGCGTCCGCCCAGGCGCTGCTCGACGAATGGTCCGCGGTGGTGGACGGAGCCGGGCATTAG
- a CDS encoding CDP-alcohol phosphatidyltransferase family protein → MEVQETRVQTDRVLTIPNVLSMARLVGVPLFLWLILRPEFGGPNSDLWALLVLMLSGISDYLDGKLARRWNQISSLGRLLDPAADRLYILSTLVGLTWREILPLWLTAALLARELMLLVMVGILRRHGYPPPQVNFLGKAATFNLMYAFPLLLLSDRSGWLASLAEVFGWAFAGWGTSLYWWAGVLYVVQVRRLVKADTEAD, encoded by the coding sequence GTGGAGGTCCAGGAGACCCGCGTTCAGACGGACCGGGTACTCACCATCCCCAACGTCCTCAGCATGGCCCGTCTCGTTGGCGTGCCGCTCTTCCTGTGGCTGATTCTTCGCCCCGAGTTCGGCGGGCCCAACAGTGACCTGTGGGCATTGCTGGTCCTGATGCTGAGCGGTATCAGCGACTATCTCGACGGCAAGCTCGCCCGCCGCTGGAACCAGATCAGCAGCCTGGGGCGGCTCCTCGACCCCGCCGCCGACCGTCTGTACATCCTTTCCACCCTGGTTGGCCTCACCTGGCGCGAGATCCTGCCGCTCTGGCTCACGGCCGCGCTTTTGGCCCGTGAGCTGATGCTTCTGGTCATGGTGGGGATCCTCCGGCGGCACGGTTATCCGCCGCCCCAGGTGAACTTCCTGGGGAAGGCGGCTACCTTCAACTTGATGTACGCCTTCCCGCTTCTGCTCCTCAGTGACAGAAGTGGGTGGCTCGCGTCACTCGCCGAAGTTTTCGGATGGGCGTTCGCAGGATGGGGTACAAGTCTGTATTGGTGGGCAGGAGTCCTCTATGTGGTCCAGGTCCGCCGGCTCGTGAAGGCGGACACCGAGGCCGATTGA